In Flavobacterium sp. 83, the genomic window ATTTCACGATTCGAAGAATTTTAAAAGCAATTGAATTGTTACTCGAAAAAAAAATTTCTGTAAATGAAGTGGCACAAGCGGTGGGATATAATAGCGTTCCAACATTTAGTAATACTTTTTTCAAAATTTTAGGACAACGCCCATCTGATTATTTAAAAGGGATTGAAATATTAAAAAAGTAATTTTTGTAGCATTCTTTTCTGCAATCGTTATAGTCATTTTATTGCTTTGTATTTGTCCGAAATAGATAAATAGTTGGCTATAGTTGATTTTAAGGCATGAATTAAATTGGGGAACTTTGCGCCATAATCCTTGATCTATATTATGTTTCTTAAAAAATGGGTTCTTTGGAGCCAATCGAAAATTAATTTTTCAAAAAATGCATTGTTATTATTCCTCTTTTTTCATGGAATCACTTCAATACAAGCACAACAAGCTACCGCAATTTCTTTAAATGATGCTTTAAAAATCGCTAAAGAAAATAATAAGACCATTCAGAAATCTCATATCGAACAGCATATTTCGGAAAAAGAGATTGCCGAAACAAAAAATCTTCGTTTACCTGAAGTTAATTTTAATGCGATGTATTCCCGATTATCAGATTTGACGGAATACGAAGGCGGTTTTTTCTCGGATAAGCATACCTATACGCCAGAACCTGGTACCGTAATATATGATGCAGTTACAAAATTTGACGTGCCGCTTTATGCCGGTAATAGAATTAATAATGCAATTAAAAAGTCGAAAGAGGAAAACGAAATTGCCAAAATCAAACTAGAAAAGACACAGAATGACATTCAATTACAAGTTATAGCAACTTTTTTGGGAATTTATAAAATGATGGAACTTCAGAAAATCATTGACGAAAGCATTAAAGAAGAACAGGAACGATTAAAGGAAGTGAAAGCTTTTAAAACCTTTGGAACGGTTACTAAAAATGAAGTGCTACGTTCCGAGTTACAACTTTCAGACCGAGAACTCAATTCATTGACCAATAAAAAAAATATCAGGATTGCGCTTCAAGAGTTAAAAACAATATTACAGTTGCCCGAAGAAGCAGAAATTGCTATTGACACAACGGGTTTGCTTGATATTGCTCCGCTTAAAGATTATGATTTCTATTTTAAAGAGACGCTTCAAAACGAAG contains:
- a CDS encoding TolC family protein, which encodes MFLKKWVLWSQSKINFSKNALLLFLFFHGITSIQAQQATAISLNDALKIAKENNKTIQKSHIEQHISEKEIAETKNLRLPEVNFNAMYSRLSDLTEYEGGFFSDKHTYTPEPGTVIYDAVTKFDVPLYAGNRINNAIKKSKEENEIAKIKLEKTQNDIQLQVIATFLGIYKMMELQKIIDESIKEEQERLKEVKAFKTFGTVTKNEVLRSELQLSDRELNSLTNKKNIRIALQELKTILQLPEEAEIAIDTTGLLDIAPLKDYDFYFKETLQNEEMRIANREVDIKKTALKIVKGSYYPKVSFFGNYNLKYPDYMLFTLNRPYLYTIGQIGVEASYNLSGLYKNKAKVQVANLKVELQENESELVKNEMVDKVFRNHTQYQEILDKLPVTEKALDLANENYRIVKVKYLNQLVLITEMVDADNALLQAKFNKVSTRIDVVMKQYELLHTAGLLNK